One part of the Tolypothrix sp. NIES-4075 genome encodes these proteins:
- a CDS encoding bacteriocin, which produces MSNIKITDVQPAEIVDELFTELTDEQLSQISGGAISYQGSDGTKVFVGGGTVQYVGSNGERGYYGKGVGYYIEG; this is translated from the coding sequence ATGTCTAACATCAAAATCACTGATGTGCAACCAGCTGAGATTGTTGATGAACTTTTTACCGAACTTACGGATGAACAATTAAGCCAAATCTCTGGAGGAGCTATTTCCTATCAGGGTTCAGATGGCACTAAGGTATTTGTCGGTGGGGGAACCGTACAATACGTTGGTTCAAATGGGGAACGGGGATATTATGGTAAGGGCGTAGGATATTATATAGAAGGTTAA